In Curtobacterium sp. L6-1, a genomic segment contains:
- a CDS encoding DEAD/DEAH box helicase → MTETSLSPAERFAAAKVRSRSRNLELFRTDLRFDLDPFQFAACDAVDQGRSVLVAAPTGAGKTIVAEFAIWLAMRQPTAKVFYTTPMKALSNQKYTELVQAYGETEVGLLTGDTNVNPRARVVVMTTEVLRNMIYADSDLLDDLAWVVLDEVHYLADRFRGAVWEEVILHLPTEVRLVSLSATVSNAEEFGDWLQTVRGDTDVIVSEDRPVPLEQHVLVGSKMVDLFDSSGAAATNRVNPELLRLVGSASRGSGGPRGRRGRGGSPDRRGPRTEKAHREQIAKMLDERMLLPAIFFVFSRNGCDQGVRHVVRSGLSLTTSDERREIRETAEYHCRTLLDEDLAVLGYWEWLEGLERGVAAHHAGLLPAFKEVVEDLFRRKLLKVVFATETLALGVNMPARTVVLEKLEKFNGEARVPITPGEYTQLTGRAGRRGIDVEGHSVVQWTDGLEPQAVASLASRRTYPLNSSFKPTYNMAVNLIEQFGRDRTREVLETSFAQFQADRSVVDLARKVRSQQESLDGYQKAMQCHLGDFTEYAALRRRLSDLERTNVPGGREASHGARQERQASISEVRRQLQRHPCHACPDREAHARWAERWYKLKRTHDKLVQQIRSRTGAVATTFDRVTDVLLTLGYLVQDEHGDVTVAAGGRRLQRIYGDRDLLVAECLEAGVWKELTPAQLAGMAATIVYQPRREDAPGTEHAVPRGAFRPALDETLTIWSRLDDVERDARLAGSEPPTPAIALGMFRWASGSPLDDVLRSLDLAAGDFVRWSKQVIDLLDQIRNAGDDDLAQTARRATDAVRRGIVAYATV, encoded by the coding sequence GTGACCGAGACCAGCCTCAGCCCGGCCGAACGGTTCGCGGCGGCGAAGGTCCGGAGCCGGTCGCGCAACCTCGAGCTGTTCCGCACCGACCTCCGGTTCGACCTCGACCCGTTCCAGTTCGCCGCGTGCGACGCCGTCGACCAGGGCCGGAGCGTGCTCGTGGCGGCCCCGACCGGCGCCGGCAAGACGATCGTCGCCGAGTTCGCCATCTGGCTCGCGATGCGCCAGCCGACGGCGAAGGTCTTCTACACGACGCCGATGAAGGCCCTGAGCAACCAGAAGTACACCGAGCTCGTGCAGGCCTACGGCGAGACCGAGGTCGGACTGCTCACCGGTGACACGAACGTCAACCCGCGGGCCCGCGTCGTCGTCATGACGACCGAGGTCCTGCGGAACATGATCTACGCCGACTCGGACCTGCTCGACGACCTGGCGTGGGTGGTCCTCGACGAGGTGCACTACCTCGCCGACCGCTTCCGCGGGGCCGTGTGGGAAGAGGTCATCCTGCACCTGCCGACCGAGGTGCGCCTGGTCTCGTTGAGCGCGACGGTGTCGAACGCCGAGGAGTTCGGCGACTGGCTGCAGACCGTGCGCGGCGACACCGACGTCATCGTGTCCGAGGACCGGCCCGTGCCGCTCGAGCAGCACGTCCTGGTCGGCTCGAAGATGGTCGACCTCTTCGACTCGTCGGGTGCCGCGGCGACCAACCGGGTCAACCCTGAGCTGCTCCGTCTGGTGGGCAGCGCCTCCCGGGGATCCGGCGGTCCCCGCGGCCGACGCGGTCGCGGCGGCTCCCCGGACCGACGCGGACCACGCACCGAGAAGGCGCACCGCGAGCAGATCGCGAAGATGCTCGACGAGCGGATGCTCCTGCCCGCGATCTTCTTCGTGTTCAGCCGGAACGGCTGCGACCAGGGCGTCCGGCACGTGGTCCGGTCGGGGCTCTCCCTGACGACGTCCGACGAGCGTCGGGAGATCCGCGAGACGGCGGAGTACCACTGCCGCACGCTGCTCGACGAGGACCTGGCGGTGCTCGGGTACTGGGAGTGGCTGGAGGGCCTCGAGCGCGGGGTCGCCGCACACCACGCCGGCCTGCTCCCCGCCTTCAAGGAGGTCGTCGAGGACCTGTTCCGCCGCAAGCTCCTCAAGGTCGTGTTCGCGACGGAGACCCTGGCCCTCGGGGTGAACATGCCCGCGCGCACCGTCGTCCTCGAGAAGCTCGAGAAGTTCAACGGCGAGGCCCGCGTCCCGATCACGCCGGGGGAGTACACGCAGCTCACCGGTCGTGCCGGCCGCCGCGGCATCGACGTCGAGGGGCACTCGGTCGTGCAGTGGACCGACGGTCTCGAGCCGCAGGCCGTCGCCTCCCTCGCGAGCCGCCGGACGTACCCGCTCAACTCGTCGTTCAAGCCGACGTACAACATGGCCGTGAACCTCATCGAGCAGTTCGGCCGCGACCGGACGCGCGAGGTCCTCGAGACGTCGTTCGCGCAGTTCCAGGCGGACCGCTCGGTCGTGGACCTGGCCCGGAAGGTCCGGTCGCAGCAGGAGTCGCTCGACGGCTACCAGAAGGCCATGCAGTGCCACCTCGGCGACTTCACGGAGTACGCCGCGCTCCGCCGCCGCCTGTCGGACCTCGAGCGCACGAACGTGCCCGGCGGCCGCGAGGCGTCGCACGGTGCCCGCCAGGAGCGGCAGGCCTCGATCAGCGAGGTCCGACGGCAGCTCCAGCGCCACCCGTGCCACGCCTGCCCCGACCGGGAGGCGCACGCACGCTGGGCCGAGCGCTGGTACAAGCTCAAGCGGACCCACGACAAGCTCGTGCAGCAGATCCGGTCGCGCACGGGCGCCGTGGCGACCACGTTCGACCGCGTCACCGACGTGCTCCTCACGCTGGGCTACCTCGTGCAGGACGAGCACGGCGACGTCACGGTCGCCGCCGGCGGGCGTCGTCTGCAGCGGATCTACGGCGACCGGGACCTGCTCGTCGCGGAGTGCCTGGAGGCCGGGGTCTGGAAGGAACTCACCCCCGCGCAGCTCGCCGGGATGGCCGCCACGATCGTGTACCAGCCGCGCCGCGAGGACGCCCCGGGCACCGAGCACGCCGTCCCGCGCGGTGCGTTCCGACCGGCCCTCGACGAGACGCTGACGATCTGGTCGCGCCTGGACGACGTCGAGCGTGACGCCCGACTCGCCGGCTCCGAGCCGCCGACCCCGGCGATCGCACTCGGCATGTTCCGCTGGGCGTCCGGCTCGCCGCTCGACGACGTGCTCAGGTCGCTGGACCTCGCCGCCGGCGACTTCGTGCGCTGGTCGAAGCAGGTCATCGACCTCCTCGACCAGATCCGGAACGCCGGGGACGACGACCTGGCCCAGACCGCCCGTCGGGCGACGGACGCGGTCCGCCGCGGCATCGTCGCCTACGCGACGGTTTGA
- a CDS encoding RNA polymerase-binding protein RbpA, with amino-acid sequence MADRSLRGMRLGSQSLQSEDGVELSERKRAVYRAESGETFDVVFSADAEVPPIWSDPRTGMEGRLLGEDGAPVEIAAEDVKAPRTHWDMLLERRSREELEELLQERLQFLRARRGA; translated from the coding sequence ATGGCTGATCGGAGTCTCCGAGGCATGCGGCTCGGGAGCCAGAGCCTCCAGAGCGAGGACGGTGTCGAGCTCTCCGAGCGGAAGCGGGCCGTCTACCGGGCGGAATCGGGCGAGACCTTCGACGTGGTCTTCTCCGCCGATGCAGAGGTCCCGCCGATCTGGTCGGACCCCCGCACCGGGATGGAGGGGCGACTGCTCGGCGAGGACGGCGCACCCGTCGAGATCGCCGCCGAGGACGTCAAGGCGCCGAGGACCCACTGGGACATGCTGCTCGAGCGGCGCTCCCGTGAAGAACTCGAGGAGTTGCTGCAGGAACGTCTGCAGTTCCTCCGTGCCCGCCGCGGCGCCTAG
- a CDS encoding NUDIX hydrolase, producing MTAAPGLRRTSRILLLDPDGRVFLMDTKAPSSDGAHRWITPGGGVDPGESHRDAAIRELREETGIVITDPGEPVWSWDFAVEWDQADHDRGHAEFYVVRTSGFTLSDAEWTDDERVDILASRWWTADELETTDEPFEPAGLPELVRRSAAQG from the coding sequence GTGACTGCTGCACCCGGCCTGCGCCGCACCTCCCGGATCCTCCTGCTCGACCCGGACGGACGCGTGTTCCTCATGGACACCAAGGCGCCGTCCTCGGACGGCGCGCACCGCTGGATCACGCCCGGCGGCGGCGTCGACCCGGGGGAGTCGCACCGCGACGCCGCGATCCGCGAGCTCCGCGAGGAGACCGGCATCGTCATCACCGATCCCGGCGAGCCCGTGTGGTCGTGGGACTTCGCGGTCGAGTGGGACCAGGCCGACCACGACCGTGGGCACGCCGAGTTCTACGTCGTCCGGACGTCCGGCTTCACGCTGTCGGACGCGGAGTGGACAGACGACGAGCGCGTCGACATCCTGGCGTCGCGCTGGTGGACGGCCGACGAGCTCGAGACGACCGACGAGCCGTTCGAACCGGCCGGACTCCCCGAGCTGGTGCGTCGGTCGGCCGCGCAAGGCTGA
- a CDS encoding helix-turn-helix domain-containing protein produces MSEFADVLRSWRDRVTPAEVGLPAGPGRRTAGLRREELAALAGVSVDYVVRLEQGRATNPSPQLLGALATALRLTELERDHLFRVAGAAPPARGLVPRHITPGVQRIVDRLSDVPLAVFTASHDLLHRNDLWAAVTGDADRWHGRSANLVWQFFTDGHEGVDFDDEHAEAFASDLAADLRSASGRYPADRQLAELVRDLRATSPEFERRWGEARIAEHRTSRKTLRTPVGPIEVDCDTLSVPGSDLRIVVYTVVPGSEDASRLDLLRVTGLQRVDAAG; encoded by the coding sequence ATGAGCGAGTTCGCGGACGTCCTGCGGTCCTGGCGTGACCGGGTCACCCCGGCCGAGGTCGGGCTGCCGGCCGGCCCCGGGCGGCGCACCGCTGGCCTCCGGCGCGAGGAGCTGGCGGCCCTCGCCGGCGTGAGCGTCGACTACGTGGTGCGACTCGAGCAGGGCCGGGCCACGAACCCGTCGCCGCAGCTGCTCGGCGCCCTCGCGACCGCCCTCCGCCTCACCGAGCTGGAGCGCGACCACCTGTTCCGGGTCGCCGGCGCCGCTCCCCCGGCCCGCGGACTCGTCCCCCGGCACATCACCCCGGGAGTGCAACGGATCGTCGACCGGCTGTCGGACGTGCCGTTGGCCGTGTTCACCGCGAGCCACGACCTGCTGCACCGCAACGACCTGTGGGCGGCCGTGACCGGGGACGCCGACCGCTGGCACGGACGCTCGGCGAACCTCGTCTGGCAGTTCTTCACGGACGGCCACGAGGGCGTCGACTTCGACGACGAGCACGCCGAGGCGTTCGCGTCCGACCTCGCCGCGGACCTGCGGAGCGCGTCCGGCCGGTACCCGGCGGACCGGCAGCTCGCCGAGCTCGTCCGCGACCTGCGGGCGACGAGCCCGGAGTTCGAACGCCGCTGGGGCGAGGCGCGGATCGCCGAGCACCGGACGAGCCGCAAGACGCTGCGCACTCCGGTCGGCCCGATCGAGGTCGACTGCGACACCTTGTCCGTGCCGGGCAGCGACCTGCGGATCGTGGTCTACACGGTCGTGCCGGGCAGCGAGGACGCGTCCCGCCTCGACCTGCTCCGGGTCACCGGACTGCAGCGGGTCGACGCCGCCGGCTGA
- a CDS encoding SDR family oxidoreductase, with translation MSSPLAPGALDGVRALVTGSSRGIGADTVGYLAEAGAKVVVNYRNKARRAEQIAEKVVAAGGAALALGADLTDHDSVQAMVDAVVAEWGGIDLLVLNASGGMESGMGDDYALRLNRDAQVDMLQTAVPHMPAGSRVVFVTSHQAHFVETAETLPEYVPVAKSKRAGELALRELLPQLEAAGIEFVTVSGDMIEGTITATLLNRINPGAIEGRREAVGKLYSVSEFAAEIALAAVEPIPADHTKLVGDVSSFTA, from the coding sequence GTGAGCAGCCCCCTCGCCCCCGGAGCCCTCGACGGCGTTCGCGCCCTCGTGACCGGGTCCTCCCGCGGCATCGGAGCCGACACGGTCGGGTACCTCGCCGAGGCCGGCGCCAAGGTCGTCGTCAACTACCGGAACAAGGCGCGACGTGCCGAGCAGATCGCCGAGAAGGTCGTCGCCGCCGGGGGAGCGGCCCTCGCGCTCGGCGCCGACCTCACCGACCACGACTCCGTGCAGGCCATGGTCGACGCGGTCGTCGCGGAGTGGGGCGGGATCGACCTGCTCGTGCTCAACGCCTCGGGCGGCATGGAGTCCGGCATGGGCGACGACTACGCGCTGCGCCTGAACCGCGACGCGCAGGTCGACATGCTCCAGACCGCCGTGCCGCACATGCCGGCCGGTTCCCGGGTGGTCTTCGTCACCAGCCACCAGGCCCACTTCGTCGAGACCGCCGAGACGCTGCCCGAGTACGTCCCCGTCGCGAAGAGCAAGCGCGCCGGCGAACTCGCCCTGCGCGAGCTCCTCCCGCAGCTCGAGGCCGCCGGCATCGAGTTCGTGACCGTCTCGGGCGACATGATCGAGGGCACGATCACGGCCACGCTGCTCAACCGCATCAACCCGGGCGCGATCGAGGGCCGTCGCGAGGCCGTCGGCAAGCTCTACAGCGTGTCCGAGTTCGCGGCCGAGATCGCCCTCGCCGCCGTGGAGCCGATCCCGGCCGACCACACGAAGCTCGTCGGCGACGTCAGCTCCTTCACGGCCTGA
- a CDS encoding pentapeptide repeat-containing protein — translation MTTRTRVALGRREDLGADRANCFGLCCVALAFTRSVDFPVDKPAGDPCDNLDGADACTIHPELRSRGFRGCTVFDCSGAGQKVSRHTFAGRSWRDDDATRQAMFATFPVVRRLHELLRYLDEAASASPDAALTERFEHVRALSDADPDTILSVDVDAEYDVARPLLLEASRRARAGARDPDAGGRSPDPDERRIGRVRVGPGADLLGADLRRADLRGASLRGALLIGADLRGADLRSCECIGADLRGADLSGADLRGAVFLTQMQVNAARGDRRTRLDEGFQRPSHWTG, via the coding sequence ATGACGACACGGACCCGCGTCGCCCTCGGACGCCGCGAGGACCTCGGCGCCGACCGCGCGAACTGCTTCGGCCTGTGCTGCGTCGCGCTGGCCTTCACGCGGTCGGTGGACTTCCCGGTGGACAAGCCCGCCGGCGACCCCTGCGACAACCTCGACGGTGCCGACGCGTGCACCATCCACCCCGAGCTCCGCTCCCGCGGCTTCCGCGGGTGCACGGTCTTCGACTGCTCGGGTGCCGGTCAGAAGGTCTCCCGGCACACCTTCGCCGGCCGGTCCTGGCGTGACGACGACGCCACCCGGCAGGCGATGTTCGCCACGTTCCCGGTCGTCCGACGGCTGCACGAGCTGCTCCGGTACCTCGACGAGGCCGCCAGCGCATCCCCCGACGCCGCGCTCACCGAGCGGTTCGAGCACGTCCGGGCCCTGAGCGACGCCGACCCCGACACGATCCTGTCCGTCGACGTCGACGCGGAGTACGACGTCGCTCGCCCCCTGCTGCTCGAGGCGAGTCGGCGCGCCCGTGCCGGAGCCCGGGACCCGGACGCCGGCGGGCGGAGCCCCGACCCTGACGAACGCCGGATCGGCCGCGTCCGCGTCGGGCCCGGAGCCGACCTGCTCGGCGCCGACCTCCGCCGTGCCGACCTCCGCGGTGCGAGCCTGCGCGGCGCCCTGCTCATCGGCGCCGACCTCCGCGGAGCGGACCTGCGGTCGTGCGAGTGCATCGGCGCCGACCTCCGCGGCGCCGACCTGTCCGGCGCCGACCTCCGCGGCGCCGTCTTCCTCACCCAGATGCAGGTGAACGCAGCCCGGGGCGACCGCCGCACCCGGCTCGACGAGGGCTTCCAGCGCCCGTCGCACTGGACCGGGTGA
- a CDS encoding NfeD family protein, producing MNVTEWTQVIVWIALVLVLGVVEVFTLDFIFLMLAAGAAGGLVAALLGAPWWLSAVIAAVLALLLLAVVRPRVLQALNRGADPHRTGIDGLVGMPGTVALAFTPSAPGQVRLANGETWSARFAAGAADRTPPLGTRVVVESIEGSTAVVRIEEKAAQ from the coding sequence GTGAACGTCACGGAGTGGACCCAGGTGATCGTCTGGATCGCACTGGTGCTCGTCCTGGGGGTGGTCGAGGTGTTCACCCTCGACTTCATCTTCCTGATGCTGGCAGCGGGTGCGGCCGGCGGGCTCGTCGCCGCACTGCTCGGCGCACCCTGGTGGCTCTCGGCCGTCATCGCCGCGGTGCTCGCCCTGCTGCTGCTCGCCGTCGTCCGGCCCCGCGTGCTCCAGGCACTGAACCGCGGTGCCGACCCGCACCGCACCGGGATCGACGGCCTGGTCGGCATGCCCGGCACGGTCGCCCTCGCGTTCACGCCGTCCGCCCCCGGTCAGGTCCGCCTGGCCAACGGGGAGACCTGGAGCGCGCGGTTCGCCGCCGGGGCCGCCGACCGCACCCCGCCGCTCGGCACCCGCGTCGTCGTCGAGTCCATCGAGGGCTCCACCGCCGTCGTCCGCATCGAAGAGAAGGCAGCCCAATGA
- a CDS encoding DoxX family protein has translation MTRRHTTRSSVPRTAVRVLLGAAMTWAGISHLTVAREEFRAQVPEFVPLDPDVTVLASGVAEISLGAALVLLVRRQATVGWVAAVFFTAIFPGNIAQWMHHRDGFGLDTDTKRFVRLLFQPVLIAVALWATNALRSRR, from the coding sequence ATGACCCGTCGCCACACCACCCGCTCCTCCGTCCCCCGTACCGCCGTCCGCGTCCTGCTCGGCGCCGCGATGACCTGGGCGGGCATCAGCCACCTCACCGTCGCCCGCGAGGAGTTCCGCGCCCAGGTGCCCGAGTTCGTCCCACTGGACCCCGACGTCACCGTGCTGGCGTCCGGCGTCGCGGAGATCTCGCTCGGCGCCGCACTCGTGCTGCTGGTCCGCCGCCAGGCCACGGTCGGGTGGGTCGCCGCCGTGTTCTTCACCGCGATCTTCCCCGGCAACATCGCGCAGTGGATGCACCACCGCGACGGCTTCGGGCTCGACACGGACACGAAGCGCTTCGTCCGGCTCCTGTTCCAGCCGGTCCTCATCGCGGTGGCGCTCTGGGCGACGAACGCCCTCCGCTCGCGGCGCTGA
- a CDS encoding SDR family NAD(P)-dependent oxidoreductase, whose amino-acid sequence MTTTLITGANRSLGLETARRLLEAGHTVYAGVRDPSTADEVRALGATVVRIDVTDQTSVDEAFASLPALDVLVNNAGVLGTSYGVDDLSAEAVAAVLDANVTGIVRVTQAALPLLRASDDPVIVNVASGVGWPRFLSTPGHDEYPVAAVPYAASKAAVIALTVQYAKNLPGFRVNVSDPGYTATDFNGHSGHQTVTEGTDATVALALLGQDGPTGEFHDRRGRIDY is encoded by the coding sequence ATGACCACCACACTGATCACCGGGGCGAACCGCAGCCTCGGCCTCGAGACCGCCCGCCGCCTCCTCGAGGCCGGCCACACCGTCTACGCCGGCGTCCGCGACCCGTCCACCGCCGACGAGGTCCGCGCGCTCGGCGCCACCGTCGTCCGCATCGACGTCACCGACCAGACGAGCGTCGACGAGGCGTTCGCCTCGCTGCCGGCCCTCGACGTCCTCGTCAACAACGCCGGGGTGCTCGGCACCTCGTACGGGGTCGACGACCTGTCCGCCGAGGCCGTGGCCGCGGTCCTCGACGCCAACGTCACCGGCATCGTCCGGGTGACCCAGGCCGCGCTGCCGCTGCTCCGCGCCTCCGACGATCCCGTCATCGTGAACGTGGCCTCGGGCGTCGGCTGGCCCCGGTTCCTCAGCACGCCCGGGCACGACGAGTACCCCGTCGCGGCGGTGCCGTACGCGGCCTCGAAGGCGGCCGTCATCGCGCTGACCGTCCAGTACGCCAAGAACCTGCCCGGCTTCCGGGTGAACGTGAGCGACCCCGGCTACACGGCGACGGACTTCAACGGTCACTCCGGGCACCAGACCGTGACCGAGGGCACCGACGCGACGGTCGCGCTCGCGCTGCTCGGGCAGGACGGGCCGACGGGGGAGTTCCACGACCGGCGCGGGCGCATCGACTACTGA
- a CDS encoding arsenate reductase ArsC: protein MSESRPAVLFVCVHNAGRSQMAAGFLRAIAGDRVDVYSAGSEPADQVNQVAVGAMHEVGIDIVGQTPAILTTDAVRTADVVVTMGCGDACPVFPGKRYEDWELQDPAGLPLEDVRPIRDDVRARVERLVTSLSV from the coding sequence ATGAGCGAGTCGCGCCCCGCCGTCCTCTTCGTCTGCGTCCACAACGCCGGTCGGTCGCAGATGGCCGCCGGGTTCCTCCGGGCAATCGCGGGCGACCGCGTCGACGTCTACTCCGCGGGCTCCGAGCCGGCCGACCAGGTGAACCAGGTCGCCGTGGGCGCCATGCACGAGGTCGGCATCGACATCGTCGGGCAGACGCCGGCGATCCTCACCACGGACGCCGTGCGCACCGCCGACGTCGTCGTCACGATGGGCTGTGGGGACGCCTGCCCCGTGTTCCCGGGCAAGCGCTACGAGGACTGGGAGCTCCAGGACCCCGCCGGTCTCCCCCTCGAGGACGTCCGGCCGATCCGCGACGACGTGCGCGCACGGGTCGAGCGACTGGTGACGAGCCTCTCCGTCTGA
- the lnt gene encoding apolipoprotein N-acyltransferase, whose product MTVLERSVRPVRGAVHPVRLPADERSPFRALPLRQAFPLSVIGGLLFALSFPAPGWWFLAYPAVACLLVAAAGQRARRASWLGFVAGVAFWVPAISWAGRYLGPVPWFALALLEAALFALGSVAIALAYRWVPRVVRARAGRVWGLPAVVAALWTGREWFSGSWPYGGFSWGRVGLSQSQGPFTHLAAYVGVLGLSFVVVYCVAVVVSLGLVRGVRLPVRVATAGLLVAAVLAVPAWPTAVRGSVRIEAVQGNGPAGYFDRAQPGDVLRSQVAATDVGARDVDLVVWPEAAAEYDPRREPVIASALDAVVRSVGAPLIAGAVTQTSTGVLHNTSFVWDADGWQASYDKKRPVPFGEYVPDRWFYSKLAPSLIGLLQRDYTPGTKPNVLPVAGIRAGVMICFDVVDDGLTADLARGGADVILAQTNNADFDGTDENLQQLEIARMRAVETGRSLVNISTVGASQMIDPSGRTIDRVPAYTATSMVADVPLGTSTTPATVASGSITLVLALGGLLVLLACAPWSRRRR is encoded by the coding sequence GTGACGGTCCTCGAGCGATCGGTGCGCCCGGTGCGTGGTGCGGTCCACCCCGTGCGGCTGCCCGCGGACGAACGGTCGCCGTTCCGTGCGCTGCCGCTCCGGCAGGCGTTCCCGCTGTCGGTCATCGGTGGGCTCCTCTTTGCGCTGTCGTTCCCGGCGCCCGGGTGGTGGTTCCTGGCCTACCCGGCCGTGGCGTGCCTCCTGGTCGCGGCTGCGGGACAGCGTGCGCGGCGGGCGAGCTGGCTCGGCTTCGTCGCCGGCGTCGCGTTCTGGGTCCCCGCCATCTCGTGGGCCGGTCGGTACCTCGGCCCGGTGCCGTGGTTCGCGCTCGCCCTGCTCGAGGCGGCGCTCTTCGCCCTGGGCAGCGTGGCGATCGCGCTCGCCTACCGCTGGGTGCCGCGGGTGGTGCGCGCTCGCGCCGGACGCGTGTGGGGCCTCCCGGCGGTGGTCGCGGCACTGTGGACCGGCCGCGAGTGGTTCTCGGGCAGCTGGCCGTACGGCGGGTTCTCGTGGGGACGGGTCGGGCTCTCGCAGTCCCAGGGGCCGTTCACGCACCTCGCGGCGTACGTCGGCGTCCTCGGCCTGAGCTTCGTCGTCGTGTACTGCGTCGCCGTCGTCGTCTCCCTCGGCCTCGTGCGCGGGGTCCGGCTGCCGGTGCGCGTGGCGACCGCCGGGCTGCTCGTCGCGGCGGTGCTCGCGGTGCCGGCGTGGCCGACCGCCGTCCGCGGGTCGGTGCGGATCGAGGCCGTGCAGGGCAACGGACCGGCCGGGTACTTCGACCGCGCCCAGCCCGGGGACGTGCTGCGGTCGCAGGTCGCCGCCACCGACGTCGGCGCGCGGGACGTCGACCTGGTGGTGTGGCCGGAGGCCGCTGCCGAGTACGACCCGCGACGGGAGCCCGTCATCGCGTCGGCGCTCGACGCCGTCGTGCGGAGCGTCGGAGCGCCCCTCATCGCCGGCGCGGTCACGCAGACGTCCACGGGCGTGCTGCACAACACCTCGTTCGTGTGGGACGCCGACGGGTGGCAGGCGTCGTACGACAAGAAGCGTCCGGTGCCGTTCGGCGAGTACGTCCCCGACCGCTGGTTCTACTCGAAGCTCGCCCCCTCGCTCATCGGGCTCCTGCAGCGTGACTACACGCCGGGGACGAAGCCGAACGTGCTGCCGGTGGCGGGCATCCGCGCGGGCGTGATGATCTGCTTCGACGTCGTCGACGACGGCCTGACCGCGGACCTCGCCCGCGGGGGAGCGGACGTCATCCTCGCGCAGACGAACAACGCCGACTTCGACGGCACCGACGAGAACCTGCAGCAGCTCGAGATCGCCCGGATGCGCGCCGTCGAGACCGGGCGCTCCCTGGTCAACATCTCGACCGTGGGCGCCTCGCAGATGATCGACCCGAGCGGCCGCACGATCGACCGGGTGCCGGCGTACACGGCGACGTCCATGGTGGCCGACGTGCCCCTCGGGACGTCGACGACCCCGGCGACCGTCGCGTCCGGCAGCATCACCCTCGTGCTCGCACTGGGCGGCCTCCTGGTCCTGCTCGCCTGCGCTCCCTGGAGCCGCCGACGCCGCTGA
- a CDS encoding SPFH domain-containing protein encodes MTLSTGTVVLIVLIAIVVVFVIVVLAKAIRIVPQATAGVVERLGKYHKTLNPGLNLLVPFIDRLRPLIDMREQVVSFPPQPVITEDNLVVSIDTVVYFQVTDARAATYEIANYLGAVEQLTTTTLRNVVGGLNLEEALTSRDNINGQLRVVLDEATGKWGIRVGRVELKAIEPPVSIVDAMEQQLRAERNRRAAILQAEGTKQSQILEAEGQRQAAILGAEGDAKAQVLRAEGEAQAIATVFDAIHTGDPDEKLLSYQYLQMLPKIAEGTSNKLWMIPSEFTEALSGIAKGFSATRTGGAPAAGPAGSSDFLEKISKLAGESLATTTAGTSGSSSAARSADASASDIVPDSELGDRLSASNRSVDEKLAAAADATRAQLRADEQARLTDGQPQTGEQTPGV; translated from the coding sequence ATGACCCTGTCCACCGGGACCGTCGTCCTGATCGTCCTCATCGCCATCGTGGTGGTCTTCGTGATCGTCGTGCTCGCGAAGGCCATCCGGATCGTGCCCCAGGCGACGGCCGGAGTCGTCGAGCGCCTCGGGAAGTACCACAAGACCCTCAACCCCGGGTTGAACCTGCTGGTGCCGTTCATCGACCGGCTCCGCCCCCTCATCGACATGCGCGAACAGGTCGTCTCGTTCCCGCCGCAGCCGGTGATCACCGAGGACAACCTGGTCGTCTCGATCGACACGGTCGTCTACTTCCAGGTCACCGACGCACGTGCGGCGACGTACGAGATCGCCAACTACCTGGGTGCCGTCGAGCAGCTCACGACCACCACGCTCCGCAACGTCGTCGGTGGCCTGAACCTCGAAGAGGCACTGACCAGCCGCGACAACATCAACGGCCAGCTCCGCGTCGTCCTCGACGAGGCCACCGGCAAGTGGGGCATCCGCGTCGGTCGTGTCGAACTCAAGGCCATCGAGCCGCCCGTGTCGATCGTCGACGCCATGGAGCAGCAGCTCCGCGCCGAGCGGAACCGTCGTGCGGCGATCCTGCAGGCCGAGGGCACCAAGCAGTCCCAGATCCTCGAGGCCGAGGGCCAGCGGCAGGCCGCGATCCTCGGTGCCGAGGGTGACGCGAAGGCCCAGGTCCTCCGGGCCGAGGGCGAGGCGCAGGCCATCGCGACGGTCTTCGATGCCATCCACACCGGCGACCCGGACGAGAAGCTGCTGTCGTACCAGTACCTGCAGATGCTCCCGAAGATCGCCGAGGGCACGTCGAACAAGCTCTGGATGATCCCGAGCGAGTTCACCGAGGCGCTCTCCGGCATCGCGAAGGGCTTCAGCGCCACCCGCACCGGCGGCGCCCCCGCCGCGGGACCCGCGGGCAGCAGCGACTTCCTCGAGAAGATCTCGAAGCTCGCGGGCGAGAGCCTCGCCACCACCACCGCCGGCACGAGCGGCAGCAGCTCGGCCGCCCGCAGCGCCGACGCCAGCGCGTCGGACATCGTCCCCGACTCCGAGCTCGGCGACCGGCTCAGCGCCTCGAACCGCAGCGTCGACGAGAAGCTCGCGGCCGCGGCCGACGCGACCCGGGCACAGCTCCGGGCCGACGAGCAGGCCCGGTTGACGGACGGCCAGCCGCAGACGGGTGAGCAGACCCCAGGGGTCTGA